From Candidatus Fermentibacter sp., a single genomic window includes:
- the mraY gene encoding phospho-N-acetylmuramoyl-pentapeptide-transferase, protein MLYWLLYPLRGDVSLFNLFGYISFRAAYATVTALLISFLLGPPVIRALRRRQIGQHVRPDGPQTHLKKEGTPTMGGLLILLSVLLPVLLWGRLDNSYLLIVLTSTVWMGLIGLLDDYLKVVRKLPNGLIGRYKLLGQFALGLGIGLWLYLSPIAGEGHSSILPGIRTLDLSSGVFTILPTETIVPFLKEVRIDLGVLYIAFVAVVLAGSANSVNLTDGLDGLATGVSLVSLLAFGIMAYLLGNSNYASYLQFPFLNGAGEVAVFAGAAAGACLGFLWYNSAPASVFMGDTGSLALGGAIGSMAIVTRCELLLLIVGGVFVAEVLSVTIQVGHFRRTGRRFFRMAPLHHHFELLGWAETKVVTRFWIVAALLGLLGLSTLKIR, encoded by the coding sequence ATGCTGTACTGGCTCCTGTATCCCCTGAGGGGGGATGTCTCCCTCTTCAATCTGTTCGGCTACATCTCGTTCCGCGCCGCGTACGCCACGGTGACGGCACTGCTCATCTCGTTCCTGCTCGGGCCGCCGGTGATCCGTGCTCTCCGCAGGCGGCAGATCGGCCAGCACGTCAGGCCCGACGGGCCGCAGACCCATCTGAAGAAGGAAGGCACGCCCACCATGGGCGGGCTGCTCATCCTGCTGTCCGTCCTCCTGCCGGTACTGCTCTGGGGAAGGCTGGACAACTCCTATCTGCTGATCGTGCTGACCTCTACGGTCTGGATGGGGCTCATCGGCCTCCTGGACGACTACCTGAAGGTAGTTCGGAAGCTGCCGAACGGCCTGATCGGGCGCTACAAGCTCCTGGGCCAGTTCGCCCTGGGCCTGGGTATCGGGCTGTGGCTCTATCTGTCGCCCATCGCGGGCGAAGGCCATTCGAGCATCCTGCCGGGCATCCGGACCCTCGACCTCTCCTCCGGCGTCTTCACGATCCTGCCGACGGAGACGATCGTGCCGTTCCTCAAGGAGGTCAGGATCGACCTCGGGGTACTCTACATCGCGTTCGTCGCAGTCGTACTGGCCGGGTCGGCCAATTCCGTGAACCTCACGGACGGGCTGGACGGGCTCGCCACAGGGGTGAGCCTGGTCTCGCTCCTGGCCTTCGGGATCATGGCCTACCTGCTCGGCAATTCGAACTACGCCTCGTACCTCCAGTTCCCGTTCCTCAACGGGGCGGGGGAGGTGGCGGTCTTCGCAGGGGCGGCGGCCGGGGCGTGCCTCGGGTTCCTGTGGTACAACTCCGCGCCGGCCTCCGTCTTCATGGGCGACACGGGCTCCCTGGCCCTGGGAGGGGCCATCGGCTCCATGGCGATCGTCACCCGCTGCGAACTCCTCCTGCTCATCGTAGGCGGGGTGTTCGTGGCCGAAGTGCTGAGCGTGACGATCCAGGTGGGCCACTTCAGGCGGACCGGTCGCCGGTTCTTCAGGATGGCACCCCTCCACCACCATTTCGAGCTCCTGGGATGGGCCGAAACCAAGGTCGTGACGCGCTTCTGGATAGTCGCGGCCCTCCTCGGCCTCCTCGGGCTCTCGACACTGAAGATCAGGTAG